Proteins found in one Thalassomonas actiniarum genomic segment:
- a CDS encoding DUF4397 domain-containing protein → MRQEDRREKLMAKPLLPASLCAITLALLTGCGSGGSSSADDSGTIQLYNVSSNAPAILMTIDDISRSSASFGETTSNYTYEVDDEYELELSWQEDDDNEQVIYEELLEIVKDERKLLVVAGDIQQPDIIFYQFEEEDLVDLKDADDDEDDQFVLKFLNMQAGFSGVDVYLSENDETFEEAILLGQLSYSEMSQAFNYDTGDYKIYLTEAGNTEVLFETDTLEFPYSSQYIMALRENTGPGESPFAMDKISKSSSTVEYTNVESSAEFRVYNGLIGHGTVDLYLDEVDDSPEMSAIAEGAFSESVLLENGDYAMHLTAENTTEVMTENHLLTLNSNNDKTVFFYETEVDEDENDDDCHIHDDCTEVEYETNTLTVDNSYGHSLYDHQIQMIHLTDEYSAVDVYFVRHDETIDSAQYSLYSKVFDSTSVTLPNDSYDIYVTTTQNEGELILASLAVTLDEDSGDLFLVLQDDGTPDSEQFTLTLTSQTD, encoded by the coding sequence ATGAGACAAGAAGATCGGCGTGAAAAATTAATGGCTAAACCGCTGTTGCCCGCCTCCCTTTGCGCTATAACACTGGCTTTGTTAACCGGCTGCGGCTCAGGAGGATCGAGTTCTGCTGATGATTCAGGCACAATCCAGTTATATAACGTCTCATCCAATGCCCCGGCGATTTTGATGACCATAGATGATATCAGCCGCTCTTCTGCCAGTTTCGGGGAAACCACCTCCAATTATACCTATGAGGTAGATGATGAATATGAGCTGGAGTTATCCTGGCAGGAAGATGACGATAATGAGCAGGTGATTTATGAAGAGCTGCTGGAAATTGTCAAAGACGAGCGCAAGCTGCTGGTGGTGGCGGGGGATATTCAACAGCCGGATATCATTTTTTACCAGTTTGAAGAAGAAGACTTAGTTGATCTTAAAGACGCCGATGATGATGAAGACGACCAGTTCGTATTGAAGTTTCTCAATATGCAGGCGGGTTTTTCCGGTGTTGATGTTTATCTCTCAGAGAATGATGAAACTTTTGAAGAGGCGATATTGCTTGGCCAACTCAGTTACAGTGAGATGTCCCAGGCGTTTAACTATGATACCGGGGATTATAAAATTTATCTTACCGAAGCGGGCAATACCGAGGTATTGTTTGAAACCGACACTTTGGAATTTCCCTATTCCAGCCAGTACATTATGGCGTTGAGGGAAAACACCGGCCCGGGTGAGTCGCCTTTTGCTATGGATAAGATTTCCAAGTCTTCGTCAACGGTAGAATATACCAATGTTGAGTCCAGTGCCGAATTCAGGGTTTATAACGGCCTGATAGGGCACGGTACTGTCGATTTATATTTGGATGAAGTCGATGACAGCCCGGAGATGTCCGCTATTGCCGAGGGAGCCTTCAGTGAAAGTGTACTGCTTGAAAATGGCGATTATGCTATGCACCTGACGGCGGAAAATACCACGGAAGTGATGACGGAAAACCATCTGCTCACCCTTAATTCCAATAATGACAAAACCGTGTTTTTCTATGAAACCGAAGTGGATGAAGATGAAAATGACGATGATTGCCATATTCATGATGACTGCACCGAGGTAGAGTATGAAACCAATACTTTAACCGTGGATAACAGTTATGGCCATAGCTTGTATGATCACCAGATCCAGATGATCCATCTTACCGACGAATATTCTGCCGTCGATGTCTATTTTGTCCGTCATGATGAAACCATAGACAGCGCCCAGTATAGCCTGTACAGCAAAGTCTTTGACTCTACCTCGGTGACCTTGCCCAACGACAGTTATGATATTTATGTCACCACCACACAAAATGAAGGGGAACTGATCCTGGCCAGCCTTGCTGTTACTTTAGACGAGGACAGCGGTGACTTGTTTCTGGTGCTGCAAGATGACGGCACCCCGGACAGCGAGCAATTTACCCTGACATTAACTTCGCAGACAGATTAA
- the nrdG gene encoding anaerobic ribonucleoside-triphosphate reductase activating protein → MPFNCLTPTIVFQEVPGEISLCFSITGCKLACRGCHSTELWNENNGQDLNKDTFCRYLDQYAGLLSCIVFFGGEWQAPELIEKLKIARAQGLKTCLYSGQEHIDISISQHLTYLKTGKWTPKRGGLDNPATNQVFFDLTTGKKLNHLFVKSASNNSAGLTLLTKTPLKTKILQQKGNLHAAA, encoded by the coding sequence ATGCCTTTTAACTGTCTAACGCCTACCATAGTCTTTCAGGAAGTACCGGGGGAGATCAGCCTGTGTTTTAGCATCACCGGCTGTAAACTGGCTTGTCGCGGCTGCCACAGCACAGAACTGTGGAATGAAAACAACGGGCAAGATTTAAACAAGGATACTTTTTGCCGTTACCTGGACCAATATGCCGGCCTGCTCAGCTGCATAGTCTTTTTCGGCGGCGAATGGCAAGCCCCCGAGCTGATAGAGAAACTTAAAATAGCCCGGGCACAGGGATTAAAAACCTGCCTGTATTCCGGACAGGAGCATATTGATATCAGTATCAGCCAGCACCTGACTTACCTGAAAACCGGTAAATGGACCCCCAAAAGGGGCGGACTGGACAATCCGGCCACCAACCAGGTCTTCTTTGACCTCACCACAGGCAAAAAACTCAATCATCTATTTGTTAAATCCGCGTCCAACAACAGCGCAGGCTTAACGTTATTAACCAAAACCCCATTAAAAACAAAAATTTTACAACAAAAAGGAAACCTTCATGCTGCAGCTTAG
- a CDS encoding Crp/Fnr family transcriptional regulator — MLPLDKIPLLRLMEIANRLDFFEQFSLDERKSLLDEKARCYICKKGQHLQREGEYDNNFFLILSGEVSIKRAKDKTPLGRVNPGEFIGEGSFIANKPRSTSALAESDVILLCLDREKLSQLSAKIREKVKDAIISGMAKRIVKLNDINARHQQQQIREKTLPG, encoded by the coding sequence ATGCTGCCACTTGATAAGATCCCGTTGCTGCGTTTAATGGAAATAGCCAACCGGTTGGATTTTTTTGAACAGTTTTCCCTGGACGAGAGAAAATCTTTGCTGGATGAAAAAGCCCGTTGCTATATCTGCAAAAAAGGACAACACCTGCAAAGGGAAGGTGAATACGACAATAATTTTTTCCTGATCTTATCCGGGGAAGTCAGTATCAAACGCGCCAAAGATAAAACGCCCCTGGGCCGGGTCAATCCGGGCGAGTTTATCGGAGAAGGCAGCTTTATTGCCAATAAGCCCCGAAGCACCTCAGCTTTGGCCGAAAGCGATGTCATTTTACTTTGCCTGGACCGGGAGAAACTCTCACAACTATCGGCAAAAATTCGCGAAAAAGTCAAAGACGCTATTATCAGCGGCATGGCAAAACGCATAGTAAAACTCAATGATATCAATGCCCGGCATCAGCAACAGCAGATCAGGGAAAAAACCTTGCCTGGCTAA
- a CDS encoding S8 family peptidase produces the protein MKANVSRAFEHLFIVKILLAFLLIGAFILFALQQKTEHVLTDSEAPQGAAVSPTVPAQLVQEKAWEGRSYLVQGDLNELKALLLKENIEIKRELAIISALSVVLNKQQKNWLQRQPQVKRIYIDQRMVLATGGSNLEEVAPQTCHEFSMLDSFSSGVFSNNDGTLPFDGDWLEQDLNSGMISGALSGNIKINNQALEIRGPFNLAAPQIQRDFSVANETYLELGFDLQASASATVNDVMQLYLITETGSVKVLQSFTGDALAVKRRISIDLTGDHQKYKTLGFRFPGGFTSRESAFFIDNVQLVVDTEHPGNYARQHAGLTLSEELDGAGVGIAFIDTGLYLGYLDAMTGTGGVGAVGEVDTNAGMIETDVKQIIRHSVIADTNADTRYNDQHGHGSHVIGIATGDFSGPNKCVGSLQLGVAPAADVISVKAFDANGMASYGDVIAAFDWVLTNREQYNIRVLNLSFGGKVQSNYWDDPVNQAVMKLWQAGVTVVASAGNTGPAPMTITVPANLPYIISVGAITNNYTKSLTSDDRITRFSSAGPTYEGFIKPEIVAPGGHMLSYAVPDSYLSQLYPKFLDRDNEHFMVMSGTSQAAAVVSGAVALLLQQDPSLQPDDIKCRLMHSAKLATLDDNNLAYSPMRQGAGSLNLAAALSDTSYACANQGLDIEADLAGSVHYTGPVRANELGEFYIIRSDGSIWHQGSIWNEGSIWNEGSIWNEGSIWNEGSIWNEGSIWNEGSIWNEGSIWNEGSIWNEGSIWNEGFIWNEGFIWNEGSLWNETVLPMSLQQIPVQE, from the coding sequence ATGAAAGCAAATGTATCCAGAGCTTTTGAACATTTATTTATTGTTAAAATTCTCTTGGCTTTTCTGCTGATCGGCGCCTTTATTTTATTCGCATTGCAACAAAAAACAGAGCATGTGTTAACTGACTCCGAAGCGCCTCAAGGGGCAGCAGTATCACCAACGGTCCCGGCACAACTTGTTCAGGAGAAGGCCTGGGAGGGGCGCAGCTATCTGGTGCAGGGAGATTTAAATGAGCTTAAGGCCCTGCTGTTAAAAGAAAATATTGAAATAAAGCGGGAGCTGGCGATCATCAGTGCGTTAAGCGTGGTATTAAATAAGCAGCAAAAAAACTGGCTGCAGCGCCAGCCTCAGGTGAAACGCATTTATATCGATCAGAGAATGGTTTTAGCGACAGGAGGTAGTAATCTTGAGGAGGTGGCGCCGCAAACCTGCCATGAATTTTCCATGTTAGACAGTTTCAGCTCAGGGGTCTTTAGCAATAATGACGGCACACTGCCTTTTGATGGTGACTGGCTGGAGCAGGATCTCAATAGCGGCATGATCAGCGGTGCCCTGAGCGGCAATATCAAGATCAACAACCAGGCATTGGAAATCCGTGGCCCTTTTAATCTGGCCGCCCCCCAGATCCAACGGGACTTTAGCGTTGCCAATGAAACCTATTTAGAGTTGGGGTTTGATCTCCAGGCCAGTGCGAGTGCCACGGTGAATGACGTGATGCAGCTTTATCTTATTACCGAAACCGGCAGCGTTAAGGTTTTGCAAAGCTTTACCGGTGATGCCCTGGCGGTAAAACGAAGAATATCTATCGACTTAACCGGCGATCACCAGAAATATAAAACCTTAGGCTTTCGGTTTCCCGGGGGCTTTACCAGCAGAGAGTCGGCTTTTTTTATCGATAATGTCCAGCTGGTGGTTGATACCGAACATCCCGGAAATTATGCCAGACAACATGCTGGTTTGACTTTGTCCGAAGAGCTTGACGGGGCAGGGGTGGGTATTGCTTTTATCGATACCGGCTTATATCTAGGCTATCTGGATGCTATGACGGGCACTGGCGGCGTAGGGGCAGTTGGAGAAGTGGATACGAATGCCGGTATGATCGAAACCGACGTTAAGCAAATTATTCGCCATAGCGTGATTGCAGATACCAATGCCGATACTCGTTATAACGACCAGCATGGCCATGGTTCCCATGTTATTGGTATAGCCACTGGTGACTTTTCCGGGCCTAATAAGTGCGTCGGTAGCTTGCAGTTGGGGGTAGCGCCTGCTGCGGATGTGATCAGTGTTAAGGCATTTGATGCCAATGGCATGGCCAGCTACGGTGATGTGATTGCCGCCTTTGACTGGGTGTTAACCAATCGGGAGCAATATAATATCAGGGTGTTAAATTTATCCTTTGGCGGTAAGGTACAGTCCAATTATTGGGATGATCCGGTCAACCAGGCGGTAATGAAACTTTGGCAGGCGGGAGTTACTGTGGTCGCCTCTGCGGGCAATACCGGTCCGGCTCCCATGACCATTACTGTACCCGCCAACCTCCCTTATATCATCAGTGTCGGGGCGATCACCAACAATTATACCAAGTCACTGACCAGCGATGACAGAATTACCCGGTTTTCTTCTGCTGGCCCCACATATGAAGGTTTTATCAAGCCTGAAATTGTTGCTCCCGGCGGGCATATGCTGTCCTATGCCGTGCCGGACAGCTATCTTAGCCAGCTATACCCAAAATTTCTCGACCGGGATAATGAGCATTTTATGGTGATGTCGGGAACCAGCCAGGCGGCAGCTGTGGTTAGCGGGGCGGTAGCCTTGTTATTACAGCAAGATCCGAGCCTGCAACCGGACGATATAAAATGTCGCTTGATGCACAGTGCTAAGCTGGCAACGCTGGATGACAATAACCTGGCCTATAGCCCTATGCGTCAGGGAGCCGGTAGTTTAAATCTGGCTGCAGCCCTGAGCGATACCAGCTACGCCTGTGCTAATCAGGGCTTGGATATTGAGGCGGATCTTGCCGGCTCTGTTCATTATACCGGGCCGGTACGTGCAAATGAGCTGGGGGAGTTCTATATCATCAGGAGCGATGGCAGTATTTGGCACCAGGGGTCGATTTGGAACGAGGGCTCTATCTGGAACGAGGGCTCTATCTGGAACGAAGGTTCTATCTGGAACGAGGGCTCTATCTGGAACGAGGGTTCTATCTGGAACGAGGGTTCTATCTGGAACGAGGGTTCTATCTGGAACGAAGGTTCTATCTGGAACGAAGGTTCTATCTGGAACGAGGGTTTTATCTGGAACGAGGGCTTTATCTGGAATGAAGGTTCTCTGTGGAATGAAACTGTGCTCCCTATGAGCCTGCAACAGATACCTGTACAAGAATAA
- a CDS encoding inosine/guanosine kinase, translating into MKFPGRRQHKHYFPVEDKDPLTNQINRNSRLERSYIVGIDQTLVDIEAKVDNAFLEEFNLKRGMSQVIDDEVTHALYQRLKSEDLVDYEYAGGTIANTMHNYSVLADDRSVLLGVMSEDIKIGGYAYRFISNTSSRVDLNYLQPINGPIGRCFTLIDDTGERTFALNYGLINRLKPESIDEKLIAESSALVISSYLMRTEGEDTMTEAAIKAVECANEHGVPVVLTLGTKFLIEEDPKWWQDFVKKHVDILAMNEEEGLAISGFDDPLLAADAALDWVDLVICTAGAQGLFMAGYVDEEFKRATEHQLLPGKIPDFNRYEFSRAMRYKDCKNPIRAYTHTAPYMGGPESIKNTNGAGDGALSALLHDLCANVYHKLNVDNSSKHRQKALTYSSLSQISKYANRVSYEVLVQHSPRLSRGLPEREDSLEQAYWAL; encoded by the coding sequence ATGAAGTTTCCTGGTCGTCGCCAACATAAGCATTATTTTCCCGTTGAAGATAAAGATCCCCTTACTAATCAAATCAACCGCAATTCCCGGCTTGAGCGCAGCTATATTGTCGGTATCGATCAAACCCTGGTAGATATCGAAGCCAAAGTGGACAATGCCTTTCTTGAAGAATTTAATTTGAAAAGAGGTATGTCCCAGGTGATTGATGATGAGGTGACCCACGCCCTTTATCAGCGCTTAAAATCGGAAGACCTGGTGGATTATGAATATGCCGGTGGCACCATTGCCAATACCATGCATAATTATTCTGTGCTGGCGGACGATCGTTCGGTACTGCTGGGGGTGATGTCAGAAGACATTAAAATCGGTGGTTATGCCTACCGCTTTATCAGCAACACCTCCAGCCGGGTGGACTTGAATTATCTGCAACCCATCAATGGCCCTATCGGCCGTTGTTTTACTTTAATCGATGATACCGGTGAACGGACTTTTGCCCTGAATTATGGCTTGATTAACCGTTTAAAACCGGAATCAATTGATGAAAAGTTAATTGCCGAGTCTTCGGCTTTGGTGATCAGTTCGTATTTAATGCGCACCGAAGGCGAAGATACCATGACTGAAGCGGCGATCAAGGCCGTGGAATGTGCCAATGAGCACGGCGTGCCTGTAGTATTGACCTTAGGAACGAAATTTCTGATCGAAGAAGATCCCAAGTGGTGGCAGGACTTTGTCAAAAAACATGTCGATATTCTGGCGATGAATGAAGAAGAAGGGCTGGCGATTTCCGGTTTTGACGATCCTTTGCTTGCTGCCGATGCTGCCCTGGACTGGGTCGATTTAGTGATTTGTACCGCCGGTGCCCAGGGACTCTTTATGGCGGGTTACGTTGATGAAGAGTTTAAGCGCGCCACCGAGCACCAGTTACTGCCGGGCAAAATTCCTGATTTTAACCGCTATGAGTTTTCCCGGGCAATGCGCTATAAAGATTGTAAGAACCCTATCCGGGCCTACACCCATACCGCACCTTATATGGGCGGACCGGAAAGCATTAAAAATACCAATGGCGCCGGAGACGGTGCCTTGTCTGCGTTATTACATGATTTATGCGCGAATGTATATCATAAGCTTAATGTTGATAATTCCAGTAAGCACAGGCAAAAAGCCCTGACGTATTCTTCATTATCGCAAATCAGTAAATACGCCAACCGGGTCAGCTATGAAGTGCTGGTACAGCACTCGCCCAGGCTTTCCCGTGGTTTACCGGAAAGAGAAGATAGCCTGGAACAGGCGTACTGGGCGTTATAG
- a CDS encoding S8 family peptidase has protein sequence MFFSLDKNLLLQIKNNKLLFAVALICLLGCALLLFDTSSGKHFKASPPTPYLTKVPIPDNTGKDSYLIQGHSLEALMAIAARFKLDVSHKLSSINALAVTMDLATYKQLQQQPGIIRMQKNSKNLKVTAKGSGKGGDKGGNPKGLFLGASEAENIGGEPFLIFSGNNSSWKVINRAGISLALSSIDLAWPLENGTLMQFSTSNGLQLDTSALTPSSDSTHMYLTLTPAMLGTDASLAANHTFSYDLFFQNVPSTASTQYQLKLTFAGDASVKEYTDGQGTLLPNDNSVYRDTFYLGMVNADILQQQGITGLGVTVAVIDTGLRADPEWSIQYLAQGGNRIKAFYNAIDDTLIDTAVFDLNDAEQGSLLQDGHGHGTHISSIIARSLPEQDINTGEFTGAYNGIAPNVNLVSVKALDSNGQGTYANVIRGIDFVIANKDLYNIRVLNMSLSAGVQSHYWDDFLNQAVMRAWQAGIVVVASAGNSGPDAMTIGVPGNVPYVVTVGAVSDNYSVTNNSDDFLATFSAAGPTYEGFVKPELVAPGGHILGYMPPGAFIPGNYPNFSDGQGWFMMSGTSQAAAVVSGVVALVLEQDPTLTPDEVKCRLISAGNPVLNAQGELAVSVFQQGSGLIDAYEAVYSSATACANQGLDIDADLAGTSHFGGRANQDANGNYYIDGIEGSGYLWADGYLWADGYLWADGYLWADGYLWADGYLWADGYLWADGYLWVDGNIQASGSIQPNVWVGQE, from the coding sequence ATGTTTTTTTCACTTGATAAAAATCTGTTGTTACAGATTAAAAACAATAAATTACTCTTTGCTGTTGCTCTTATTTGCCTGCTCGGTTGCGCCCTGTTACTTTTTGATACCAGTTCGGGAAAACATTTCAAAGCAAGCCCGCCTACACCCTACCTGACGAAAGTGCCTATACCCGACAATACGGGCAAGGACTCCTATCTTATCCAGGGTCACAGTCTGGAAGCGCTCATGGCAATTGCTGCCAGGTTCAAGCTCGATGTGAGCCATAAGCTTAGTTCGATCAATGCCCTGGCTGTCACCATGGACTTGGCGACCTATAAGCAGTTACAGCAGCAGCCGGGTATTATCCGAATGCAGAAAAACAGTAAAAACCTGAAAGTTACGGCTAAAGGCAGTGGCAAAGGTGGCGATAAAGGCGGAAACCCGAAAGGGCTGTTTTTAGGGGCGTCGGAGGCTGAAAATATCGGCGGCGAACCCTTTTTAATCTTCAGTGGTAACAACAGCAGCTGGAAAGTGATTAACCGTGCCGGGATCAGCCTTGCTTTAAGTTCGATTGATTTGGCCTGGCCGCTGGAAAACGGGACCTTAATGCAGTTTAGTACCAGCAATGGTCTGCAGCTGGATACTTCTGCTTTAACCCCAAGCAGTGACAGCACCCATATGTATCTGACGTTAACCCCGGCTATGCTGGGCACTGATGCCTCCCTGGCAGCAAACCATACTTTTAGCTATGATTTGTTCTTTCAAAATGTCCCTTCAACTGCCTCCACTCAATACCAGCTTAAATTGACCTTTGCCGGAGATGCCTCGGTAAAAGAATATACCGACGGGCAGGGAACCTTGTTGCCGAACGACAACAGTGTTTACCGCGATACTTTTTATCTTGGCATGGTCAATGCCGATATTTTACAACAGCAAGGGATCACCGGGCTCGGGGTGACAGTAGCGGTGATAGACACAGGTTTGCGTGCCGATCCCGAATGGTCAATACAATATCTGGCACAAGGGGGTAATCGCATCAAAGCTTTTTATAATGCCATAGATGATACCTTGATCGATACCGCTGTATTTGATCTTAACGATGCCGAGCAGGGGAGTTTGTTACAGGACGGTCATGGACACGGCACTCATATCAGCTCCATTATTGCCAGGTCATTACCTGAACAGGATATCAATACCGGCGAATTTACAGGGGCTTATAACGGTATCGCTCCTAATGTTAACCTGGTTTCGGTGAAAGCCCTCGACAGCAATGGCCAGGGCACTTACGCCAATGTGATCCGCGGCATAGACTTTGTTATCGCCAACAAAGACCTGTATAACATCCGGGTATTGAATATGTCACTCAGTGCGGGGGTGCAATCCCATTACTGGGATGATTTCCTCAACCAGGCGGTCATGCGTGCCTGGCAGGCGGGCATTGTTGTGGTTGCATCTGCCGGTAATAGCGGGCCGGATGCCATGACCATAGGGGTACCGGGCAATGTGCCTTATGTGGTTACCGTCGGGGCGGTATCTGATAATTACTCTGTGACCAATAACAGCGATGATTTTCTGGCCACTTTTTCTGCGGCGGGTCCTACTTATGAAGGGTTTGTTAAACCTGAGCTGGTTGCTCCCGGCGGCCATATTCTCGGTTATATGCCCCCGGGTGCCTTTATACCGGGTAATTATCCCAATTTTTCTGATGGGCAGGGCTGGTTTATGATGTCGGGGACTTCACAGGCGGCGGCGGTGGTCTCGGGTGTTGTTGCCCTGGTTTTGGAGCAAGATCCTACTTTAACGCCGGATGAAGTGAAATGCCGCTTGATCAGTGCCGGCAACCCGGTATTAAATGCTCAGGGGGAGCTGGCGGTAAGTGTTTTCCAGCAGGGCAGCGGCTTAATTGATGCCTATGAAGCGGTTTATTCTTCGGCAACTGCCTGTGCCAACCAGGGGCTGGATATTGATGCCGATCTTGCCGGCACCAGTCATTTTGGCGGTCGGGCCAACCAGGATGCCAATGGCAATTATTATATTGACGGTATCGAAGGCAGTGGCTACTTATGGGCTGATGGTTATTTGTGGGCCGATGGTTATTTATGGGCCGACGGTTATTTGTGGGCCGACGGTTATTTATGGGCTGACGGCTATTTATGGGCTGATGGCTATTTATGGGCTGATGGCTATTTATGGGTCGATGGTAATATCCAGGCCAGTGGCAGCATACAGCCAAATGTCTGGGTTGGCCAAGAGTAA
- a CDS encoding dodecin — protein MSDHTYKKVEIVGSSKISSDDAIRNAIAQCSKTMRNLDWYEVTESRGHLVNGEIAHFQVTLKVGFRIED, from the coding sequence ATGTCAGATCATACCTATAAAAAAGTAGAAATTGTCGGCTCGTCTAAAATCAGCAGTGATGACGCTATTCGCAATGCCATCGCCCAGTGCAGTAAGACCATGCGTAACCTTGACTGGTATGAAGTTACAGAATCCCGGGGGCATTTAGTCAATGGCGAAATCGCACATTTTCAGGTAACGCTTAAGGTCGGTTTCAGGATAGAAGATTAA
- the ribA gene encoding GTP cyclohydrolase II, translated as MEVRSLLKKQLPYKFLHYVETAKLPTPWGTFAMHGFVEPESGKEHLALSYGQWRKDEPVLMRIHSECLTGDALFSMRCDCGFQLQKALQNIVKNGSGVLLYLRQEGRGIGLLNKIRAYQLQDQGADTVEANEQLGFAADLRKYHFCESMLSFLGINEVKLMTNNPRKVKALKKIGINIVERVILQEGHNRHNHFYLSTKADKLGHMFEVPNNGSFSIHEIKKGHEL; from the coding sequence ATGGAGGTGAGAAGTTTATTAAAAAAACAGCTCCCCTATAAATTCCTGCATTATGTCGAAACGGCCAAGCTGCCGACCCCCTGGGGAACTTTTGCCATGCATGGTTTTGTTGAGCCGGAATCGGGTAAAGAGCACCTGGCCTTGAGTTACGGGCAGTGGCGCAAAGATGAACCGGTACTGATGCGTATCCACTCGGAATGTCTTACCGGCGATGCCTTGTTTAGTATGCGCTGTGACTGCGGTTTTCAGCTGCAAAAAGCTTTACAAAATATTGTAAAAAATGGCAGCGGTGTGTTGCTTTATTTGCGCCAGGAAGGGCGCGGTATTGGCCTGCTTAATAAAATACGCGCCTATCAGCTTCAGGATCAGGGGGCCGATACCGTAGAAGCCAATGAACAATTGGGCTTTGCCGCGGATCTGCGTAAATATCATTTTTGCGAAAGCATGTTGAGTTTTCTCGGCATTAACGAAGTTAAATTGATGACCAACAATCCCAGGAAAGTGAAAGCGTTGAAAAAAATCGGCATCAACATCGTCGAGCGGGTGATATTGCAGGAAGGGCATAATCGCCATAATCATTTTTATCTTTCGACCAAGGCCGATAAATTAGGCCATATGTTTGAAGTGCCCAACAATGGCTCATTCTCTATTCATGAGATTAAAAAAGGTCACGAGTTATAA
- a CDS encoding ribosome recycling factor family protein: protein MPDLKPVTLPSFLRRTMKAYALKAHIRSTGSDLQRIGRSRNWQLKANRQQLREIIDIIHQENEQTWLWLAKLLKSHSEDITHDELLAIARRKPGITVNELLTRTDCTLAQARTVIDELEGLD from the coding sequence TTGCCAGATCTCAAACCCGTTACCTTACCCTCGTTTTTAAGGAGAACCATGAAGGCCTACGCCTTAAAGGCGCATATAAGAAGCACAGGCAGTGATCTGCAGCGCATCGGCCGTTCAAGAAACTGGCAATTAAAAGCAAACCGTCAGCAATTACGCGAGATTATTGACATCATTCACCAGGAGAATGAACAGACCTGGTTATGGCTGGCCAAGTTATTAAAAAGCCACAGTGAAGATATCACCCATGATGAATTATTAGCTATCGCCCGGCGCAAACCCGGGATCACAGTCAATGAATTATTAACCCGGACAGATTGTACCCTGGCACAGGCAAGAACCGTAATCGACGAACTCGAAGGGCTTGATTAA